The genomic DNA GGCGACCGGCATCATCGTCATCGGCCAGGACGTCCGCATCAGCACCGTGGCGATCGCGCAGGGCAACCTGACCATCCGCGTCACCGAGGACCCGCAGGTCAGCCAGCCGGCTCCCTTGGCCGAGGAGGGCACGACCGTCGTCGTGCCGCGCACGAACATCGCCGTCGACACCGGGGCCGACCGCCGCCTGGCCCTGCTGGGCGAGGGCGTGTCGCTGCAGGAGCTGGTCAACTCGCTGAACGCGCTGGGCGTCGGCCCGCGCGACCTGATCTCGATCCTGCAGGCGATCAAGTCGGCCGGCGCGCTGCAGGCCGACCTGACGGTCCGCTGAGGGAGGCAACGATGATCGACACGCTCGGGTCCACGTCCTTCGTCAACCTGCAGCCGGCACCGCCGAGGCCGCAGGCGCCGTCGGGCGACGTCGAGGCGGCCCGCAAGTCCGCCCAGGAATTCGAGGCCTTCGTCGTCGGCGAGTTCGTCGAGACCATGTTCCAGGGGATCGACGAGGACCCGATGTTCGGCGGCGGCACCGGCGGGCGCATGTTCCAGTCGCTGCTGCGCCGCGAATACGCCAACCAGATCGCTGAATCCGGCGGCTTCGGCATCGCCGACGCCGTCACCGCAGAATTACTTCGTGCCCAGGAGAATGCCCGATGAACGCCATGGTACAGTCGCGGCAGGCTGCCGCCCCCGCACAGGCCCCCGCGATGCGCGCCGGGCTGGTCGGTACGTTGGTCGACACCACCGAGAGGCTGGCCGACGTCCTGCAGCGCGAGACCGATTTCCTGCGGCAGATGAACCTGAAGGGCGCCGCCGAGGTGCAGGTGGAGAAGGCGACCCTGGCCGAAACCTACGAGAAATGCGTGCGCGAACTGAGCGCCGGCGAAGGCGCCGCGTTCGTCGCGCTGGCCGGCCGCGAGCGGGCGGCACTGCAAAAGGTGGGCAAGCGGCTGGTCGATGCGTCGAGCGAGAACGAGCGGGCGCTCCGCGCGGTCCGGCAGGTCAACGAGCGCGTGCTCGCCGCCATCGTCGATGCCGCGCGCGAGCAGCGCACCGCGTCCCACGCCTATGGCACGCGCGGGTTCGCCGCCGGCAACGGCGCCCTGTCGCTCGCGCTGGATCGCCAGCTCTAGGCCGCCGAGGAACCGGAGAGACCGCCATGTCCTCGATCTACCTGGCGTTGCGCACCTCGCTGACCGGCCTCGGCGCCGCCCAGGCCGGGCTGCAGGTGACGTCGAACAACGTCGCCAACGTCAACACACCCGGCTATTCGCGCAAGTATGTCGAGCAGACTTCGGTCGCCGTCGCCGGGCTCGGCGTCGGCGTGAATGTCACCGACATCAAGCGGCGCGTCGACACGCTGATCCAGAGCCAGCTGCGCGACCAGAACACCACGGTCGGCGACCTGGAGACGACCAAGCGCTATCTGCAGCAGATCGAGGTCCGCTTCGGTTCGCTGATCGACGACAACTCGCTGGCCCATGCGCTCGGCCGCTTCGCCGACGCGACCGAGGCGCTGGCGGCGTCGCCGGAAAGCGCCGACCTGCGCTATGGCCTGGTCAACGAGGCGAGCGCCGTCGCCGCCGACTTCCAGACCGTCCACGACGCGGTGCAGGACGCCAGGCTGCAGGCCGACACCGAGATCGCCGACGCCATCGACCAGCTCAACGACCTGCTGCAGCAGGTCTCGTCGCTCAACAGCCAGATCGCCAAGGACAACGTGCTCGGCAGCTCCAGCGCCGAGCTGTCCGACGAGCGCGACCGCTATGTCGACCAGATCGCCGAGCTGATGGACGTGCGCACCTTCACGCGCAGCTCCGGCGAGTTGGTGATCCTGACCGCCGGCGGACGCACGCTGCTGGACGGACCCGCCCGCAGCGTCACCCACGACAGCGTCACCGCGATGACGGCGTCGATCAGCTACGCATCCGGCGGCTCGAGCGCCGGTAACGGCACCATCGACGGCATCTATGTCGGCTCGGAGATCGCAGCCAACGACATCACCGGCGAGATCACCGGCGGCAAGATCGGCGCGCTGATCCGGCTGCGCGACACCACGCTGGTCAACACCCACAACCAGCTCGAGGAACTGGCCTCCGAGTTCTTCTTCGCCGTCAACGCGGCGCACAACGCCGGCACCGCCATGCCGCCGCCGAGCAGCCTGACCGGCACGCGCACCGTGGCCGGCACCGACACGCTGGGCGCCTCCGCCAGCGGCACCTTCACCGTCAAGATCGTCGATTCCACCGGCACGGTCGCCGGCAGCTGGACCAGCGCCGACCTCAGCACCTACGCCAACGTCACGGCCATGGTCTCCGCCTTCAACACTGCGTTGAGCCCGGCGACGGCCACCATGGCGATCGACAGCGACGGCCACCTGACCGTAAGCGCCGCCGGCTCCAACCTGGTCGCGATCAACGAGGGCACGTCGGCCATCGTCGACTCCGGCGGCACCACCTGGGGCGCCTCGCACTATTTCGGGCTGAACGACTTCTTCACCAAGAGCCCGACCTCGACGGCGACCGTCGCGGGCTCGATCGCGGTGCGTTCCGACATCGCCGCCGACCCGAACCTGGTCGCCAGCGCGACCACCAGCGCGAGCGCGGCGGTCGGCGCGGTCGCGGTCGCACTCGGCGACGGGTCGGCGATGACCGCGCTGGCCGAGACGCTGGCCGGCACCAACAGCTTCGACGCCGCCGGCGGCCTGCCCGCCAGCAACATGTCGTTCGAGCAGTATTCGGCCTCGATCCTGGCCTACACCGTCAGCCTGTCGGCCAACAACGAGCGCGAGCTGACCTTCAGCCTGTCCTACCAGGAGACGCTGGTGACGCGCGCCGCCTCGGCCAGCGGCGTCAATCTCGACGAGGAACTGTCGAACATGATCCTGCTCGAGAACGCCTATCAGGCCTCGGCACGCGTGCTGCAGGCCGCCTCCGACATGCTCGAGCTTCTGTCCAACATCGGCCGCTAGCCCTCCAGCCGGGAACAACCGCCATGGCCATCCGCGTCGGCAACTACGCCCAGCACTCCCTGATCCTGTCCCAGACGCTGAAGACCCAGGCGACGCTCTACGACCGCCAGGACCAGCTGTCGACCGGCAAGGTCAGCCGCGGCTATCAGCCGATCGCCAGCGACACCCGCCGGCTGGTGACCGTGGAAACCCAGCTGTCCCGCGCAGAGCAGTACATGCGCAACATCGACGTGCTCGACAAGCGCATCACCCTTATGAACACGGTCGTCGAGCAGATCAGCGAGGTCGCCCG from Alphaproteobacteria bacterium includes the following:
- a CDS encoding rod-binding protein, coding for MIDTLGSTSFVNLQPAPPRPQAPSGDVEAARKSAQEFEAFVVGEFVETMFQGIDEDPMFGGGTGGRMFQSLLRREYANQIAESGGFGIADAVTAELLRAQENAR
- the flgK gene encoding flagellar hook-associated protein FlgK, translating into MSSIYLALRTSLTGLGAAQAGLQVTSNNVANVNTPGYSRKYVEQTSVAVAGLGVGVNVTDIKRRVDTLIQSQLRDQNTTVGDLETTKRYLQQIEVRFGSLIDDNSLAHALGRFADATEALAASPESADLRYGLVNEASAVAADFQTVHDAVQDARLQADTEIADAIDQLNDLLQQVSSLNSQIAKDNVLGSSSAELSDERDRYVDQIAELMDVRTFTRSSGELVILTAGGRTLLDGPARSVTHDSVTAMTASISYASGGSSAGNGTIDGIYVGSEIAANDITGEITGGKIGALIRLRDTTLVNTHNQLEELASEFFFAVNAAHNAGTAMPPPSSLTGTRTVAGTDTLGASASGTFTVKIVDSTGTVAGSWTSADLSTYANVTAMVSAFNTALSPATATMAIDSDGHLTVSAAGSNLVAINEGTSAIVDSGGTTWGASHYFGLNDFFTKSPTSTATVAGSIAVRSDIAADPNLVASATTSASAAVGAVAVALGDGSAMTALAETLAGTNSFDAAGGLPASNMSFEQYSASILAYTVSLSANNERELTFSLSYQETLVTRAASASGVNLDEELSNMILLENAYQASARVLQAASDMLELLSNIGR